The Austwickia sp. genome includes a region encoding these proteins:
- a CDS encoding glycosyltransferase — translation MTRPLVSVIIPAFNAERTLGEAISSALMQTYAPLEIVVVDDGSTDRTAQIMAGYGPLIRAVSQPRGGVSAARNAGIRAARGAMIALLDADDVLLPPHVEAAMRVWARAGGGRRHVAADASLYGARGIKRRRVLPDRMPRRLEGQRRRIMEHNIVAMFHVYPRAMWSEIGGYDESMRAVEDWDFAARAVYSGWEVVRQPTPYALYRRGPGTLSTDGAAMSVGERAFRRHILEAFGACMSAEERLQAEVPLRRGTWSEHVAAGEAALARAEGARAADAFAAAAAMAPHDPRLRRKALALRVPGVWRAYAARQARRAEGRLLPEPSAPPAS, via the coding sequence GTGACGCGACCGCTCGTGAGCGTGATCATCCCCGCCTTCAACGCGGAACGCACCCTCGGCGAGGCGATCTCGAGTGCGCTGATGCAGACGTACGCGCCCCTGGAGATCGTGGTCGTCGACGATGGCTCGACCGACCGGACGGCGCAGATCATGGCGGGGTACGGTCCCTTGATCCGGGCCGTGAGCCAGCCCCGGGGCGGCGTGTCCGCCGCGCGCAATGCCGGCATTCGAGCCGCCCGCGGCGCCATGATCGCCCTGCTCGACGCGGACGACGTGCTCCTCCCCCCGCACGTCGAGGCGGCGATGCGGGTCTGGGCCCGCGCCGGTGGTGGCCGTCGCCACGTGGCCGCGGACGCCTCGCTGTACGGCGCCCGCGGGATCAAACGCCGGCGCGTGCTGCCGGACCGCATGCCGCGCCGCCTGGAGGGTCAGCGCCGCCGGATCATGGAGCACAACATCGTCGCGATGTTCCACGTGTACCCGCGGGCGATGTGGTCGGAGATCGGCGGGTACGACGAGTCGATGCGGGCCGTCGAGGACTGGGACTTCGCCGCCCGTGCCGTGTATTCGGGGTGGGAGGTCGTGCGGCAGCCCACGCCGTACGCGCTCTATCGGCGCGGCCCGGGCACGTTGTCCACCGATGGGGCCGCGATGAGCGTCGGGGAACGGGCGTTTCGGCGGCACATCCTGGAGGCGTTCGGGGCGTGCATGAGTGCCGAGGAGCGGTTGCAGGCCGAGGTCCCGCTCCGCCGCGGGACGTGGTCGGAGCACGTCGCCGCCGGCGAGGCCGCGCTGGCGCGGGCCGAGGGTGCCCGGGCGGCCGATGCCTTCGCGGCGGCCGCGGCGATGGCCCCGCACGATCCGCGTCTACGGCGCAAGGCGCTGGCGCTGCGGGTTCCGGGGGTGTGGCGCGCCTACGCCGCGCGGCAGGCCCGCCGCGCCGAGGGCCGGCTGTTGCCGGAACCATCCGCGCCCCCGGCGTCCTAG
- a CDS encoding radical SAM protein, translated as MTSHARWIRLAGRVARRGGLYVRRLRHGPRMAAQQVLLDAALARRWTRIPVLPLLLDVEPNNYCNYRCAHCQVTHWDNARVSLDLAGLDRILDQFPRVAEVTLQGMGEPLLNRETPALLRRLAQRGIRADLTTNGSVMTDEVRDALLDTDTRVTFSLDGATPEVFEAIRVRSSLDRVRTNVRRLTEARSRYGGRRPRLDARMVVTTRNVHELPDVVRLAAQLGLDAVVAHTVLVDWGRRDMEDVNLGTRVRDHPGLTGPLAEAERTAAEVGIDFAHSDELYDRDQVCRWPWTRPFISAAGDVTPCCVLSDPTRYAVGNLHEQSIRDIWNNDAYQQLRARLASGRIPETCAACYATDERDQASTSRPPATTPADGAPNPSPLVGPSPVAIG; from the coding sequence ATGACGTCGCATGCTCGATGGATCCGCCTCGCCGGGCGGGTGGCCCGACGCGGCGGACTGTACGTGCGCCGCCTGCGCCACGGTCCGCGCATGGCCGCCCAGCAGGTCCTCCTCGACGCTGCGCTGGCACGCCGGTGGACGCGGATTCCCGTCCTGCCCCTGCTGCTCGACGTCGAGCCGAACAACTACTGCAACTACCGGTGCGCGCACTGTCAGGTCACCCACTGGGACAACGCGCGGGTCAGCCTGGACCTCGCCGGACTGGACCGGATCCTGGATCAGTTCCCGCGCGTGGCCGAGGTGACCCTGCAGGGCATGGGCGAACCGCTCCTCAACCGCGAAACCCCGGCGCTGCTCCGCCGCCTCGCCCAGCGCGGCATCCGCGCCGACCTCACCACCAACGGTTCGGTGATGACCGATGAGGTCCGAGATGCGTTGCTGGACACCGACACCCGGGTGACGTTCAGCCTCGACGGGGCGACCCCTGAAGTGTTCGAGGCCATCCGGGTCCGGTCCTCACTCGACCGGGTCCGCACGAACGTGCGCCGGTTGACGGAGGCGCGGTCGCGGTACGGCGGGCGCCGGCCACGACTCGACGCGCGCATGGTGGTCACCACCCGAAACGTCCACGAACTCCCCGACGTCGTTCGACTCGCGGCGCAGCTGGGCCTCGACGCGGTGGTCGCGCACACGGTCCTGGTCGACTGGGGCCGGCGCGACATGGAGGACGTCAACCTCGGCACCCGGGTCCGGGATCACCCCGGGCTCACCGGCCCGCTTGCGGAGGCCGAACGCACGGCGGCGGAGGTCGGCATCGACTTCGCGCACTCCGACGAGTTGTACGACCGGGACCAGGTCTGCCGGTGGCCCTGGACCCGACCGTTCATCTCCGCGGCCGGGGATGTCACGCCCTGCTGCGTCCTGTCGGACCCGACGCGCTACGCCGTCGGGAATCTCCACGAGCAGAGCATCCGCGACATCTGGAACAACGACGCCTACCAGCAGCTCCGCGCCCGCCTGGCGAGCGGGCGCATCCCCGAGACCTGCGCCGCCTGTTACGCGACCGACGAGCGCGACCAGGCCAGCACCAGCCGACCACCGGCCACGACGCCGGCCGATGGGGCCCCCAACCCGTCCCCGCTGGTTGGACCATCGCCAGTAGCCATCGGCTGA
- a CDS encoding SRPBCC family protein: MSVVERRTTATPDAVWAVIADGWTFASWVVGASRVRAVEAGWPAVGAHVHHSVGTWPAVLNDDTEVLECEPGSRIVLLARTRPVGEAKVDITLTPDGGGTVIRMAEDFVTGPALVVPRPARSAALRARNTETLHRLALMAERRQEP; encoded by the coding sequence ATGAGTGTCGTCGAACGCCGCACTACCGCAACGCCGGACGCCGTCTGGGCCGTGATCGCCGACGGGTGGACCTTCGCCTCGTGGGTCGTCGGAGCCAGCCGGGTGCGGGCCGTCGAGGCCGGCTGGCCGGCGGTCGGGGCGCACGTTCACCATTCGGTCGGCACGTGGCCCGCGGTGTTGAACGACGACACCGAGGTGCTGGAGTGCGAACCCGGCTCCCGCATCGTGCTGCTTGCCCGGACGCGTCCCGTCGGGGAGGCCAAGGTCGACATCACGCTCACCCCGGACGGCGGCGGCACGGTGATCCGCATGGCCGAGGACTTCGTGACCGGGCCCGCGCTCGTCGTACCCCGTCCCGCCCGCTCTGCGGCCCTGCGCGCCCGCAACACCGAGACCCTGCATCGCCTCGCGCTCATGGCCGAGCGCCGCCAGGAGCCCTGA
- a CDS encoding NAD(P)/FAD-dependent oxidoreductase → MTHGQPAPPRRPRPSDEPPASRGAGQGHPRGAGQGHARGASQGNARGATEVVDAVVIGAGHHGLVAAATLADAGWDVLVLEERAVVGGAVASVDHDGWIMDEFSACYPLAVASPILPGLGLEDHGLRWASARTQVAHLAWPQDTWAPAVRSRPQDTAALLAEDDPRDGPAWMRLVEQYQAIKEPFLQALLTRWPPVLPAGRLAAAVGPAHLPDLVRFMLLPTTRMGAEVFHGRAGRELLAGNAMHADAPPTAPVSGVFGWLMTMLAQDVGFPSPVGGAAQLAHALLGRTQAAGVRVDLGTIVRRVVVHDGAAGGVETSDGRRIKARRAVIADTSAPILYERLLEAHEVPAGLRARLRQFEWDLPTVKLNYRLSGPMPWRAEQARGAGVVHVGRGVSGLVQWSADLEAGTIPQHPFALIGQMSSIDPSRSPAGTETLWLYTHLPRGVTDDGAAGELVANSEAMLDEYAPDWRDLIVERWTQTPATLEEANANLGQGAVGGGTQQLFQQAIWRPGTGFGGPRTHLRGLYLGSAASHPGGGVHGACGYLAARAALTDAKPWGRRGETVRLAAVRRLYADASPPWVWPGA, encoded by the coding sequence ATGACGCACGGACAGCCCGCCCCGCCCCGCCGGCCGCGCCCGTCCGACGAGCCGCCGGCCTCGCGCGGGGCGGGCCAGGGCCACCCCCGCGGGGCGGGCCAGGGCCACGCCCGCGGCGCGAGCCAGGGAAATGCCCGCGGTGCCACCGAGGTCGTCGACGCGGTCGTGATCGGCGCGGGACACCACGGCCTGGTCGCGGCGGCGACGCTGGCGGACGCCGGCTGGGACGTCCTCGTGCTCGAGGAGCGGGCCGTCGTCGGTGGCGCGGTGGCCTCGGTCGACCACGACGGCTGGATCATGGACGAATTCAGCGCCTGCTATCCCCTCGCGGTCGCCTCGCCGATCCTGCCCGGACTGGGTCTGGAGGACCACGGATTGCGGTGGGCCTCCGCCCGCACTCAGGTGGCCCACCTGGCCTGGCCGCAGGACACGTGGGCTCCCGCCGTACGGTCTCGCCCGCAGGACACCGCCGCCCTCCTGGCCGAGGACGACCCCCGCGACGGACCCGCCTGGATGCGGCTGGTGGAGCAGTACCAGGCGATCAAGGAGCCCTTCCTACAGGCGCTCCTGACCCGCTGGCCCCCGGTCCTGCCCGCGGGGCGGCTCGCGGCCGCGGTCGGGCCGGCCCACCTGCCGGACCTGGTGCGCTTCATGCTGCTGCCGACGACCCGGATGGGTGCGGAGGTGTTTCACGGCCGGGCCGGGCGGGAGCTGCTCGCGGGCAACGCCATGCACGCCGACGCGCCGCCGACGGCGCCGGTCAGTGGCGTCTTCGGCTGGCTCATGACGATGCTGGCGCAGGACGTGGGGTTCCCCTCCCCCGTCGGCGGCGCGGCGCAGCTCGCCCATGCGCTGCTGGGCCGGACCCAGGCCGCGGGTGTGCGGGTCGACCTCGGCACCATCGTCCGACGCGTCGTCGTGCACGACGGCGCCGCCGGCGGCGTGGAGACCTCAGACGGTCGGCGGATCAAGGCTCGGCGGGCGGTGATCGCCGACACGAGCGCCCCGATCCTCTACGAACGGCTGCTGGAGGCGCACGAGGTCCCCGCCGGATTGCGCGCCCGGCTGCGCCAATTCGAGTGGGACCTGCCGACGGTCAAGCTCAACTACCGGTTGTCCGGCCCCATGCCCTGGCGCGCGGAACAGGCCCGAGGGGCCGGCGTCGTGCACGTCGGGCGGGGCGTCTCCGGACTCGTGCAGTGGTCCGCGGACCTGGAGGCGGGCACGATCCCACAGCACCCGTTCGCGCTGATCGGACAGATGAGCAGCATCGACCCGTCGCGCTCTCCGGCCGGAACGGAGACCCTGTGGCTCTACACCCACCTGCCCCGCGGCGTCACCGACGACGGCGCCGCGGGCGAGCTCGTGGCGAACAGCGAGGCGATGCTCGACGAGTACGCCCCCGACTGGCGCGACCTCATCGTCGAACGCTGGACGCAGACGCCGGCGACGCTGGAAGAAGCCAACGCCAACCTCGGTCAGGGCGCCGTCGGCGGGGGCACGCAACAGCTGTTCCAGCAGGCCATCTGGCGGCCCGGGACGGGCTTCGGCGGCCCGCGCACCCATCTGCGGGGGCTCTATCTGGGCAGCGCGGCCAGTCACCCCGGCGGTGGGGTGCACGGTGCCTGCGGCTACCTCGCCGCCCGGGCCGCCCTCACCGACGCCAAACCGTGGGGTCGCCGCGGGGAGACCGTCCGGTTGGCCGCGGTGCGCAGGCTGTACGCCGACGCCTCCCCGCCCTGGGTGTGGCCGGGCGCCTGA
- a CDS encoding catalase, with protein sequence MPAENPPPTVEQPTTPGPPPVPNPDQQGPEQVSATGSPTGAPATSRAQSGEFLTTAAGVRLRDTDHSLKAGRRGPTLLQDHHLREKITHFDHERIPERAVHARGAGAHGTFTSYGTAGKITSAGFLAADVTTPVFVRFSTVVGSRGSADTVRDTRGFAVKFYTDEGTFDLVGNNMPVFFIQDGIKFPDLVHAAKPHPDREIPQAQSAHDTFWDFVSLHTEAQHHTIWNMSDRGIPASYRAMEGFGVHTFRLTNAAGETCLVKFHWKPVAGVHSMVWEEAQLTQGADPDFHRRDLADAIEAGAYPEWELGVQVMPDTEDEMFAGIDLLDPTKLVPEELCPVQMLGKLVLTANPTNYFAETEQVAFHPGHVVPGIDVTNDPLLQARLFSYIDTQLTRLGGPNFNQIPINRPHCPVNDMLRDGFHQGGVHTGVAPYRPNSLDAGNPAATPADQRPFVEVAAPVSGEKVRAVPESFGDHFSQARMFLRSLTPAEQDHVAAAYTFELGKCYESAIRERQLAHLAAIDAGLAQRVATGLGMAVPEPTTAVPEVDPSPALAQIKPGVTYPVAGRVVGVVASDEADLDAVRAAVDAVESAGMTAFVLAGHGGFLGGTGGVPVHRTLLGTRSIEYDALLLVSGITPGPDATGGIDAKAGDPSGIPNTAIDPRLSMLLGEMYRHCKAIAYLAAAEGALAAAGIEEDAPGVVAADDAAAGVAALADLLGTHRVWDRFPAQGL encoded by the coding sequence ATGCCCGCAGAGAACCCGCCCCCCACGGTCGAGCAGCCCACCACTCCCGGGCCGCCACCCGTGCCCAACCCGGACCAGCAGGGGCCCGAGCAGGTGTCGGCCACCGGAAGCCCCACGGGCGCCCCGGCGACATCGCGGGCGCAGTCCGGCGAGTTCCTGACCACCGCTGCCGGCGTACGGCTTCGCGACACCGACCATTCCCTCAAGGCGGGCCGGCGCGGCCCTACCCTCCTGCAGGATCACCACCTGCGGGAGAAGATCACGCACTTCGACCACGAACGCATCCCCGAGCGCGCCGTGCATGCCCGCGGCGCGGGCGCGCACGGGACGTTCACCTCGTACGGCACCGCCGGCAAGATCACCTCTGCCGGGTTCCTCGCTGCGGACGTGACCACCCCCGTGTTCGTGCGGTTCTCCACCGTGGTGGGCTCGCGCGGCTCGGCCGACACGGTGCGCGACACCCGCGGCTTCGCCGTGAAGTTCTATACCGATGAGGGCACCTTCGACCTGGTCGGCAACAACATGCCGGTGTTCTTCATCCAGGACGGGATCAAGTTCCCCGACCTTGTCCACGCGGCCAAGCCGCACCCGGACCGGGAGATTCCGCAGGCCCAGAGCGCGCACGACACGTTCTGGGACTTCGTCTCGCTGCACACCGAGGCGCAGCATCACACGATTTGGAACATGTCCGACCGCGGTATCCCGGCGTCCTACCGCGCCATGGAGGGCTTCGGCGTGCACACCTTCCGGCTGACCAACGCCGCGGGGGAGACCTGCCTGGTCAAGTTCCACTGGAAGCCGGTCGCGGGCGTGCACTCGATGGTGTGGGAGGAGGCGCAGCTGACCCAGGGCGCCGACCCGGACTTCCACCGTCGCGACCTGGCCGACGCGATCGAGGCGGGCGCCTACCCGGAGTGGGAGCTCGGGGTGCAGGTCATGCCCGACACCGAAGACGAGATGTTCGCCGGGATCGACCTGCTCGACCCGACCAAGCTCGTGCCCGAGGAGCTGTGCCCGGTGCAGATGCTCGGGAAGCTGGTGCTCACCGCGAACCCGACGAACTACTTCGCCGAGACCGAGCAGGTGGCCTTCCACCCCGGCCACGTCGTGCCGGGCATCGACGTCACGAACGACCCGCTCCTGCAGGCGCGCCTGTTCAGCTACATCGACACCCAGCTCACCCGGTTGGGCGGCCCGAACTTCAACCAGATCCCGATCAATCGGCCGCACTGCCCGGTCAACGACATGCTGCGGGACGGGTTCCACCAGGGCGGGGTGCACACCGGCGTCGCGCCGTACCGGCCCAACTCCCTGGACGCGGGCAATCCCGCCGCGACCCCGGCGGACCAGCGGCCGTTCGTCGAGGTGGCCGCGCCGGTCTCGGGGGAGAAGGTTCGTGCGGTGCCCGAATCGTTCGGGGACCATTTCAGTCAGGCCCGGATGTTCCTGCGGAGTCTGACCCCGGCCGAGCAGGACCACGTGGCCGCGGCGTACACCTTCGAACTGGGCAAGTGCTACGAGTCGGCCATCCGGGAGCGGCAGCTCGCGCACCTGGCGGCCATCGACGCCGGCCTGGCCCAGCGGGTGGCGACCGGGCTCGGAATGGCCGTGCCCGAGCCGACGACAGCCGTGCCCGAGGTGGATCCCAGCCCGGCGCTGGCGCAGATCAAGCCCGGCGTCACCTACCCCGTCGCGGGTCGCGTGGTCGGTGTCGTCGCCTCGGACGAGGCGGACCTGGACGCGGTGCGCGCGGCGGTCGACGCTGTGGAGTCGGCGGGCATGACAGCCTTCGTCCTCGCGGGGCACGGCGGCTTCCTCGGTGGCACCGGCGGCGTGCCCGTGCACCGAACGCTGTTGGGCACCAGGTCGATCGAGTACGACGCGCTGCTGCTCGTCTCGGGCATCACGCCCGGACCGGACGCCACCGGCGGCATCGACGCCAAGGCCGGGGACCCCTCCGGCATCCCGAACACCGCGATCGACCCGCGGCTGTCGATGCTGCTCGGCGAGATGTACCGGCACTGCAAGGCCATCGCCTACCTGGCTGCGGCCGAGGGTGCGCTGGCGGCCGCCGGCATCGAGGAGGACGCCCCGGGCGTGGTGGCCGCCGACGACGCGGCCGCCGGGGTGGCCGCGCTGGCCGACCTGCTCGGCACGCACCGCGTGTGGGACCGTTTCCCGGCGCAGGGCCTCTGA
- a CDS encoding catalase family protein, which translates to MPNYVRFSPDVETPVDNEAALIDDITEMMAQANLAEFEKNRHAVRDAHAKSHGVLAGRLVIRPDLPEHLRQGIFASAGTHDVVVRLSSAPGGVRPDDIPQPRGFALKVMEVDGPRLLIGDESHNQDFLLVNIPSLAFGTIPKYKDMLPMLETRAGFPSAVQRAGAAVARGVEHVVEGVGREASSTLQGLASSNHHLLGETYFSQGALRFGDYIAKISVAPSSDNARALTGKDMADLSQSGIERAVADVTRDQSVAFDLRVQLCTDLAAMPVEDAAIEWSEKESPYEVLGTITFPPQDSFSDPRRVWADDALAFSPWNGVEAHQPLGSIMRIRRHVYQVSSDRRHRMNAVPLTEPRSLADVPA; encoded by the coding sequence ATGCCCAATTACGTTCGTTTTAGTCCCGATGTCGAGACGCCCGTGGACAACGAGGCCGCGCTGATCGATGACATCACCGAGATGATGGCGCAGGCCAACCTGGCGGAATTCGAGAAGAACCGGCACGCCGTACGCGACGCGCACGCGAAGAGCCATGGCGTGTTGGCGGGTCGCCTGGTGATCCGTCCCGACCTCCCCGAGCACCTGCGGCAGGGGATCTTCGCCTCCGCCGGGACCCACGACGTGGTCGTTCGGCTCTCCTCGGCCCCGGGCGGAGTTCGCCCCGACGACATCCCCCAGCCCCGCGGCTTCGCGCTCAAGGTGATGGAGGTGGACGGACCCCGGCTTCTGATCGGAGACGAGAGCCATAACCAGGACTTCCTGCTGGTCAACATCCCCTCGCTGGCATTCGGCACGATCCCGAAATACAAGGACATGCTGCCCATGCTGGAGACCCGCGCCGGCTTCCCCTCGGCCGTGCAGCGTGCCGGGGCGGCGGTCGCCCGCGGCGTCGAGCACGTGGTCGAGGGTGTGGGGCGAGAGGCGAGTTCCACGCTGCAGGGACTCGCGTCCAGCAACCACCACCTGCTGGGCGAGACGTACTTCAGCCAGGGCGCGCTGCGATTCGGCGACTACATCGCCAAGATCTCGGTCGCGCCCTCCTCGGACAATGCCCGCGCCCTGACCGGCAAGGACATGGCGGACCTGTCCCAGTCGGGCATCGAACGAGCGGTGGCCGACGTCACCCGCGACCAGTCGGTGGCCTTCGACCTGCGCGTCCAGTTGTGCACCGACCTGGCCGCCATGCCGGTCGAGGATGCAGCGATCGAGTGGTCCGAGAAGGAGTCGCCCTACGAGGTGCTGGGCACGATCACCTTCCCGCCGCAGGACAGCTTCTCGGATCCACGCCGGGTCTGGGCCGACGACGCCCTGGCCTTCAGCCCCTGGAACGGCGTCGAGGCTCACCAGCCCCTCGGATCGATCATGCGGATCCGCCGCCACGTCTACCAGGTGTCCAGCGACCGTCGACACCGCATGAACGCGGTACCGCTCACCGAACCCCGTTCCCTCGCCGACGTTCCCGCCTGA
- a CDS encoding antibiotic biosynthesis monooxygenase: MILITVKFPIRSDRQHDWEKLSTDYATAVAAEPGCIFFEFSRSVADPQTYVCIEGFRDSAAGEEHMRQDHVSRFMAEMPDIVSAQPQIIYVDTPDVDGFGPMGEIVPRDA; the protein is encoded by the coding sequence ATGATCCTTATCACCGTAAAGTTCCCTATTCGCAGCGACCGGCAGCATGACTGGGAGAAACTGTCGACCGACTACGCGACCGCGGTGGCCGCCGAGCCCGGCTGCATATTCTTCGAGTTCTCCCGCAGCGTCGCGGACCCGCAGACCTACGTCTGCATCGAGGGTTTCCGGGACAGCGCCGCGGGCGAGGAGCACATGCGCCAGGACCACGTGTCCCGATTCATGGCGGAGATGCCGGACATCGTCTCGGCGCAGCCGCAGATCATCTATGTGGACACCCCGGACGTCGACGGATTCGGGCCGATGGGCGAGATCGTCCCGCGCGACGCCTGA
- a CDS encoding methylated-DNA--[protein]-cysteine S-methyltransferase, producing MAAADDVTTGARRRAAGDTAPATHAAIRRHAHVPTTLGDLLLVADGDELAGVYFPDHRYPPAPDQIGAPTDITDATRPRDPVLGRAATQLREYLAGQRRTFQLPLRAAGDAFAQRVWALLCEIPYGSTTTYGELADRLGDRRRAQAVGQAVGHNPLSIVVPCHRVLGADGGLRGFAGGLDRKRALLALEQPVGASPDRLF from the coding sequence ATGGCCGCCGCCGACGACGTCACGACAGGGGCGCGGCGCCGCGCCGCAGGCGACACCGCGCCGGCGACGCACGCCGCCATCCGTCGGCACGCGCACGTGCCCACGACCCTGGGCGACCTGCTGCTCGTCGCGGACGGGGACGAACTGGCGGGGGTGTATTTCCCGGACCACCGGTACCCGCCCGCGCCCGACCAGATCGGCGCGCCCACCGACATCACCGACGCCACGCGCCCCCGCGACCCGGTGCTCGGGCGGGCCGCGACGCAGCTGCGGGAGTACCTGGCTGGGCAGCGGCGGACTTTCCAGCTGCCCCTGCGCGCCGCGGGGGACGCATTCGCGCAGCGGGTGTGGGCACTGCTGTGCGAGATCCCCTACGGCTCCACGACTACGTACGGCGAGCTGGCGGACCGCCTCGGCGACCGGCGCCGGGCCCAGGCGGTTGGACAGGCGGTGGGGCACAACCCGCTGAGCATCGTCGTGCCGTGTCACCGGGTTCTGGGCGCGGACGGTGGACTACGCGGGTTCGCCGGGGGATTGGACCGCAAGCGCGCGCTGTTGGCTCTGGAACAGCCCGTCGGCGCAAGCCCGGACCGGCTCTTCTGA
- a CDS encoding sigma-70 family RNA polymerase sigma factor — protein MRVPFEQAVDAHGATVLRVCRAVLGSGPDAEDAWSETFLAALVAWPDLPDEANVQAWLVRIAHRKAIDVTRARGRRAVPTDAVPESPSRHGDPAAEAGEHDVWRSVARLPERQRLAVAYHYLGGLSHVETAELIGGSAAAVRRASADGIAALRRELTTARDGGFE, from the coding sequence ATGCGGGTTCCCTTCGAGCAGGCCGTCGACGCCCACGGGGCGACCGTGCTGCGGGTGTGCCGGGCGGTGCTCGGGTCGGGGCCCGACGCCGAGGACGCCTGGTCCGAGACGTTTCTCGCCGCACTGGTCGCCTGGCCCGACCTGCCCGATGAGGCAAACGTGCAGGCGTGGCTGGTGCGCATCGCCCATCGGAAGGCCATCGACGTCACCCGCGCGCGAGGTCGCCGGGCGGTGCCGACGGACGCCGTACCGGAATCACCCTCTCGCCATGGAGATCCCGCCGCTGAGGCCGGCGAACACGACGTCTGGCGGAGCGTGGCGCGGCTCCCCGAGCGGCAGCGCCTCGCCGTCGCCTACCACTACCTGGGTGGGCTCTCGCACGTGGAGACGGCGGAGCTCATCGGGGGGAGCGCGGCGGCCGTCCGGCGAGCGTCGGCGGACGGCATCGCGGCGTTGCGTCGGGAACTGACGACGGCGCGGGACGGAGGGTTCGAGTGA